A single window of Macaca mulatta isolate MMU2019108-1 chromosome 9, T2T-MMU8v2.0, whole genome shotgun sequence DNA harbors:
- the BMI1 gene encoding polycomb complex protein BMI-1, with protein MHRTTRIKITELNPHLMCVLCGGYFIDATTIIECLHSFCKTCIVRYLETSKYCPICDVQVHKTRPLLNIRSDKTLQDIVYKLVPGLFKNEMKRRRDFYAAHPSADAANGSNEDRGEVADEDKRIITDDEIISLSIEFFDQNRLDRKVNKDKEKSKEEVNDKRYLRCPAAMTVMHLRKFLRSKMDIPNTFQIDVMYEEEPLKDYYTLMDIAYIYTWRRNGPLPLKYRVRPTCKRMKISHQRDGLTNAGELESDSGSDKANSPAGGIPSTSSCLPSPSTPVQSPHPQFPHISSTMNGTSNSPSGNHQSSFANRPRKSSVNGSSATSSG; from the exons ATGCATCGAACAACGAGAATCAAGATCACTGAGCTAAATCCCCACCTGATGTGTGTGCTTTGTGGAGGGTACTTCATTGATGCCACAACCATAATAGAATGTCTACATTCCT TCTGTAAAACGTGTATTGTTCGTTACCTGGAGACCAGCAAGTATTGTCCTATTTGTGATGTCCAAGTTCACAAAACCAGACCACTACTGAATATAAG gtCAGATAAAACTCTTCAAGATATTGTATACAAATTAGTTCCAGGGCTTTTCAAAA atGAAATGAAGAGAAGAAGGGATTTTTATGCAGCTCATCCTTCTGCTGATG CTGCCAATGGCTCTAATGAAGATAGAGGAGAGGTTGCAGATGAAGATAAGAGAATTATAACTGATGATGAGATAATAAGCTTATCCATTGAATTCTTTGACCAGAACAG ATTGGATCGGAAAgtaaacaaagacaaagagaaatctAAGGAGGAG GTGAATGATAAAAGATATTTACGATGCCCAGCAGCAATGACTGTGATGCACttaagaaagtttctcagaagtaAAATGGACATACCTAATACTTTCCAG aTTGATGTCATGTATGAGGAGGAACCTTTAAAGGATTATTATACACTAATGGATATTGCCTACATTTATACCTGGAGAAGG AATGGTCCACTTCCTTTGAAATACAGAGTTCGACCTACTTGTAAAAGAATGAAGATCAGTCATCAGAGAGATGGACTGACAAATGCTGGAGAACTGGAAAGTGACTCTGGGAGTGACAAGGCCAACAGCCCAGCAGGAGGTATTCCCTCCACCTCTTCTTGTTTGCCTAGCCCCAGTACTCCAGTGCAGTCTCCTCATCCACAGTTTCCTCACATTTCCAGTACTATGAATGGAACCAGCAACAGCCCCAGCGGTAACCACCAATCTTCTTTTGCCAATAGACCTCGAAAATCATCAGTAAATGGGTCATCAGCAACTTCTTCTGGTTGA